The following proteins come from a genomic window of Megalobrama amblycephala isolate DHTTF-2021 linkage group LG1, ASM1881202v1, whole genome shotgun sequence:
- the kcnj4 gene encoding LOW QUALITY PROTEIN: ATP-sensitive inward rectifier potassium channel 12 (The sequence of the model RefSeq protein was modified relative to this genomic sequence to represent the inferred CDS: inserted 1 base in 1 codon), protein MGSNRANRYSIVSPDEEALKISTLGLHNGHGSGRLHSPGGXGGPSASAMAMGSGYNGRISTSGGGQLRSRFVKKNGQCNVVFTNMDDKPWRYLADIFTTCVDIRWRYLLMIFCSTFLVSWFIFGLIFYSVSLAHGDFDNDRVSGGKQWKPCLLHVEGFVGAFLFSIETQTTIGYGWRCVTEECPVAIVTVVVQSIVGCIIDSFMIGTIMAKMARPKKRNQTLLFSQNAVIALRDGKLCLMWRVGNLRRSHIVEAHVRAQLIRPYVTAEGEFIPLEQMDLNVGYDEGTDRLFLVSPLVIVHEIDEDSPLWTMSRADLESDDFEIVVILEGMVEATAMTTQTRSSYLSREILWGHRFEPVIFEDRDRYKVDYAHFHKTYEVPSTPACSAKELKELTGRHSSASSRSETPDSRCHRGAQTLFPPHSPSAFCYENEVALCCGEDEEERTGENLTRVPTDFQKMFQDSATMTSGSNMLCVLDMDNQIEFDILQTAIPLDPMTYKSESEI, encoded by the exons ATGGGAAGCAACCGAGCCAACAG GTACAGCATCGTGTCTCCTGACGAGGAGGCACTGAAGATCTCCACCCTTGGCCTCCACAACGGCCACGGCTCTGGCCGGCTGCACTCCCCCGGAG GCGGAGGTCCGAGCGCGTCAGCGATGGCGATGGGCTCCGGCTACAACGGGAGGATCTCCACGTCCGGTGGAGGCCAGCTGCGCAGCCGCTTCGTCAAGAAGAACGGCCAGTGCAATGTGGTCTTCACCAACATGGACGACAAGCCGTGGCGGTACCTGGCGGATATATTTACAACGTGTGTGGACATCCGCTGGCGGTACCTGCTTATGATCTTCTGCTCCACTTTCTTGGTGTCCTGGTTCATCTTTGGCTTGATCTTCTACAGCGTATCTCTGGCTCACGGGGACTTCGATAATGATCGCGTCAGTGGTGGGAAGCAGTGGAAACCATGTTTGCTGCATGTGGAGGGATTTGTAGGGGCCTTCCTGTTCTCCATTGAGACCCAAACCACTATTGGCTACGGCTGGCGCTGCGTGACCGAAGAGTGTCCCGTAGCGATCGTGACGGTGGTGGTGCAATCGATTGTTGGATGCATCATTGATTCCTTCATGATTGGCACCATCATGGCCAAAATGGCACGTCCAAAGAAGAGGAACCAAACCTTGCTTTTTTCCCAGAACGCAGTGATTGCGCTGCGTGACGGGAAGCTGTGCTTGATGTGGCGAGTCGGGAACCTTCGGCGGAGCCACATTGTTGAGGCTCACGTCCGGGCGCAGCTCATCCGACCCTACGTGACGGCTGAAGGCGAGTTCATCCCGCTCGAACAGATGGATCTAAACGTGGGCTACGATGAAGGCACCGATCGCCTCTTCTTAGTGTCGCCTTTGGTCATTGTGCACGAGATCGACGAGGACTCGCCGCTTTGGACCATGAGCCGAGCGGACCTCGAGTCTGATGACTTTGAGATCGTGGTAATTCTGGAGGGAATGGTGGAGGCGACGGCCATGACCACGCAAACGCGAAGTTCCTACCTCTCCCGCGAGATCCTTTGGGGTCACCGCTTCGAGCCAGTCATCTTTGAGGACCGCGACCGCTACAAGGTCGATTACGCTCACTTCCACAAAACCTACGAGGTTCCCTCGACGCCCGCCTGCAGCGCTAAGGAGTTGAAAGAACTGACTGGGCGCCATTCGTCCGCTTCGTCCCGTTCCGAGACGCCGGACAGCCGCTGCCACCGCGGGGCCCAAACGCTCTTCCCACCGCACTCACCCAGCGCCTTCTGCTATGAGAACGAGGTGGCGCTGTGCTGCGGAGAGGACGAGGAGGAGCGGACGGGCGAGAATCTGACCAGGGTTCCCACAGACTTCCAGAAAATGTTCCAGGACTCGGCCACAATGACCTCCGGCAGCAACATGCTCTGCGTATTAGACATGGACAATCAGATTGAGTTTGACATTCTGCAGACTGCCATACCGCTCGACCCCATGACTTACAAGAGCGAGTCCGAGATATGA
- the LOC125268132 gene encoding LOW QUALITY PROTEIN: transcription factor Sox-10-like (The sequence of the model RefSeq protein was modified relative to this genomic sequence to represent the inferred CDS: deleted 2 bases in 1 codon), whose protein sequence is MSAEEHSMSEVEMSPGVSDDGHSMSPGHSSGAPGGPDSPLPGQPSQIPGVGDDGAGVSAGVSVKSDDDDDRFPIGIREAVSQVLNGYDWTLVPMPVRVNSGSKSKPHVKRPMNAFMVWAQAARRKLADQYPHLHNAELSKTLGKLWRLLNETDKRPFIEEAERLRKQHKKDYPEYKYQPRRRKNGKPGSNSEADAHSEGEVSHSQSHYKSLHLEVAHGGAAGSPLADGHHPHATGQSHSPPTPPTTPKTELQGGNLEGKREGGASRSGLGVGADGSSASSSASGKPHIDFGNVDIGEISHDVMANMEPFDVNEFDQYLPPNGHPQASGGASAGSSASPYAYGISSALAAASGHSTAWLSKQQLPSQQHLGSDGGKTQIKSETHFSSDAAAAASGSHVTYTPLSLPHYSSAFPSLASRAQFAEYAEHQASGSYYAHSSQTSGLYSAFSYMGPSQRPLYTAIPDPGSVPQSHSPTHWEQPVYTTLSRP, encoded by the exons ATGTCGGCGGAGGAGCACAGTATGTCGGAGGTGGAAATGAGTCCTGGGGTCTCGGATGACGGTCACTCTATGTCCCCCGGGCATTCGTCCGGAGCTCCCGGCGGGCCGGACTCCCCTCTTCCCGGTCAGCCGTCTCAGATTCCCGGCGTCGGTGATGATGGAGCCGGAGTCTCTGCAGGTGTTTCGGTGAAGTCCGACGACGACGACGACCGGTTTCCCATCGGCATCCGCGAGGCGGTTAGTCAGGTGCTCAACGGCTACGACTGGACTCTCGTGCCTATGCCCGTGCGCGTGAACTCGGGCAGTAAGAGCAAGCCGCACGTGAAGCGGCCGATGAACGCGTTTATGGTGTGGGCGCAGGCCGCGCGCAGGAAACTGGCGGATCAATATCCGCACCTGCACAACGCCGAGCTCAGTAAAACACTTGGAAAACTCTGGAG GCTGCTGAACGAGACGGATAAGAGGCCGTTCATCGAGGAAGCTGAGCGTTTGAGGAAGCAGCATAAGAAAGACTATCCTGAGTACAAATACCAGCCACGTCGACGCAAGAACGGCAAACCTGGATCCAACTCTGAGGCCGACGCCCACTCCGAGGGCGAGGTCAgtcacagccaatcacattacaaGAGCCTGCACCTGGAGGTGGCGCACGGCGGGGCCGCAGGGTCGCCATTGGCCGACGGACACCACCCTCACGCTACAG GTCAGAGTCACAGTCCTCCGACGCCCCCTACCACTCCTAAGACGGAACTGCAGGGGGGAAATCTG GAGGGGAAGCGTGAGGGCGGAGCCTCCAGGAGCGGTTTGGGGGTGGGAGCAGATGGAAGCTCCGCTTCCTCATCCGCCAGCGGTAAACCGCACATCGACTTCGGTAACGTGGACATTGGCGAGATCAGCCATGATGTAATGGCCAACATGGAGCCGTTCGACGTGAACGAGTTCGACCAGTACCTTCCACCCAACGGGCACCCGCAGGCGTCGGGCGGCGCAAGTGCCGGGTCTTCGGCTTCTCCGTATGCTTACGGCATCTCCAGCGCTCTGGCGGCCGCTAGTGGTCACTCAACCGCCTGGCTTTCCAAGCAACAGCTGCCGTCCCAGCAGCACTTGGGCTCGGATGGCGGGAAAACACAGATTAAGAGTGAGACGCACTTCTCCAGCGACGCGGCCGCTGCGGCTAGCGGGTCACACGTCACGTACACGCCTCTCAGCCTGCCGCACTACAGCTCCGCCTTCCCCTCACTGGCGTCACGTGCACAGTTCGCAGAATACGCCGAGCACCAGGCGTCCGGCTCGTACTACGCCCACTCCAGCCAAACCTCCGGCCTCTACTCCGCCTTCTCCTACATGGGCCCCTCGCAGAGGCCCCTGTACACAGCCATTCCGGATCCCGGTTCTGTGCCGCAGTCGCACAGCCCGACTCACTGGGAGCAGCCCGTCTACACCACCTTATCTCGACCGTGA